The nucleotide sequence TCCACCACCATCTTCCGGAACACGGCATCCACCCGCTTCCCGGGTCGATAAAGGCGTTGAATGGTATCACAGAAGGTTTCGGCCTTTTCGAAGAGGACCACCGGGGCGATCTCTCTGGCCCGGGCCTCCACACCCACGGCGATCCCGGCCGGCCCGGCTCCCACCACCGCTATTTTGGCCCTTTCCATGCCTTCCCCCCGAAACTGATTTTCGGGGGGCTAGCTTAGCACATTATCCGCGTTTTTGAAAAGGGTTTACCGTGAGCACCGGACAGGGGGCGGTCTTGACCACCTTTTCGGCCACGCTTCCGAAAAGGGCGCGCTCGAGCCCCTTCCGGCCGTGGGTGCCCATGATTATGAGGTCAATGCCCTTTTCCCGGGCCACTTCGCAGATCTTTGCGGCTACCTCCCCGGTCAGGACCAGGGGTTCCACCTCGAGTCCGGAAAGATGTTCGGAAACGAAATCCTCCATCCGCTTTTGAGCCCCTTCCAGGAGCTCTTTTTCAAGCTTCTCAAGAGCCGCATGAGGGACATAGAACCCGGCATAACGCATGATGTCTTCCACTATGAAAACCACATATAGCCTGGCCTCGAATTTTTCCGCAAATAGCCGGGCATAGCTAGCCACCCTTTCCGAGGCCTCGGTGAAATCCACCGGGAAGAGGATGTTTTTTATTTCGGCCATGGACAACCTCCCTCGTTGAATTAAATTTGAGAACCTCTATCGAAAATTATAGCAAAAGGAGTCTCAAAATGATAGACTTACACACTCACTCCACGGCCTCGGACGGCACCTATTCTCCCGCGGAGCTGGTGCGTCTGGCCAGGGAGACGGGGCTTTTCGCCCTGGCGCTTACGGATCACGACACCGTGGAGGGTCTTCCCCAGGCCCTGGCCGCGGCCGAGGAGCACGGAATCCGATTCGTGCCCGGGGTAGAGATAAGCGTTCGTTTCGAGGGGCCGGGACACTGTCACATCCTGGGTTATTTCGTGGATCCACACTCATCGTCCCTGCGAGAGACCCTGGGGCTTTTACAGAAGGCCCGTCGCGAGCGCAATCGTCTCATGGTGGAAAGGCTTCAGGCGCTGGGGGTGGACCTTACCCTCGAAGAGGTGGCGGCCCGGGCCGGGGAGGGAGAGATCGGCCGTCCCCACTTTGCCGCCCTTCTCGTGGAAAAGGGCGTGGTGCGGAGCGTGGAGGAAGCCTTCGAGCGGTACCTCAGGAAGGGGGCCCCGGCCTATGTGCCCAAGGCGAGGCTTGCTCCTGAAGAGGCCTTTTCCGCCATTCGGGCTGCGGGAGGGCTTCCGGTGCTCGCCCATCCGGTGCACCTCAAACTCTCCGCCGAGGAACTGACCCGCTATGTCGCCGGGCTTAAGGAAATGGGACTTGAGGGCCTCGAGGCTTATTACACCGACCACAGCAGGGAATTCACGACCCTGTGTCTGGATCTCGCCCGGCGTTACGATCTCGTGCCCACAGGGGGGAGCGACTTCCACGGTCACAACAAACCGGACATCAAGCTGGGAAGGGGCTTCGGCAACCTCACGGTTCCGGACGAGTGTTATCGGCGTCTCCGTGAGCGGTGGGAGCACCAAAAGTAGGATCCGATCCTATTTTCCGGAGGGCGGAGAGTTCGTCGGGCCGAAGGGGCCGGATCTCGCCCGGGCGGAGATTCCCCAGGGTTAAAGGTCCGAAACGGATGCGCACCAGGCGTTTTACCAGGGTGCCGGCGGCGGCGAAGATGCGACGCACCTCCCGTTTGCGCCCCTCGTGGAGGCGAATCTCGTAAACGCATTCCCGCCTGTTGCGACGCAACGGCCTGATCTCGTCCGGAAACACACGGCGCCCCTCGATCTCCAGACCCTCCCTGAGGATGCGCAGAAGAAGCTCCTCCCTCGGGGGACGGACCAGCCACACCCGATAAACCCGGGGGATTTCGAATCGGGGATGGAGAAGTCTCTGGGCCAGGTCTCCGTCGTTGGTGAGAAGGAGGAGCCCCTCGGAATCCCTATCCAGTCGTCCCACCGGAAAGACCCCGGAGGGAAGCCCCCGCAAAAATTTCGCTATGGTGGGGCGCCCGTGAGGGTCGGAAAGGGCGGTAATATATCCCCGCGGTTTGTAAAACACATAGTAAACCTTCTCCGGAAGACGAACCGCGCGCCCGTCCACCTCCACCCGATCGCGTTCGGGGTCCACCCTGGTGGCCACTTCGGTGACGACGCGGCCGTTCACCTTCACCCGTCCGGCACGAATCATCTCCTCGGCCTTGCGCCGGGAGGCCACCCCCGCCCGCGCCATAAACTTGGCCAGCCGCATCATTTTCCTTTCCCGCTCCTGAGCCCCGGTCGAATTCTTCGCCGTTTCGTGTGGGATTTTGAGGAAAGACCCACCGTCTTCGCAGAGATGTCTCGAACACGGCACAGGATCAAACGAAAATTACATCGAGTCCTTTTACCCTTTCAAAATCACTATCCGTGGTGATCACGGCCTTACATCCCTCCTCTATGAAACCGGTCAAAATTAAGGCGTCCAGAGCAGGCAAACCGAAAGCCATGCTGATCTTCGAAGCTCTGGCGAAAGTCTCCTTCTTCAGTTCGACCACCGTGACCCCTTCACAAAAGTCTCTCAAAAACCTCATGGCCTTCTCGTAACCGATCCCCCTCCTCATGAGCACCTTAGGAAACTCATACCATGAGACTGTACTCACGACCCCGCGCCATTTTCCGGAAGCCAGTTTCTCGGCATACCCTCTGGAGCGTTCATCTCCTTCGTATAGCTTCAGCAGGAAACCCGTATCAAGCCCGACCCTCATCGAAGAGCCTCTCCTTCTTTCTTTCCTTCTCTTGATAGGCATTCCAGACCTCGATCAGACCTTCATCTTTCTCTCCTGTCCAGCGGTCCAGAAATTTCCTCATTTTGTTCTTCCTTTCCTCGTATAGAAAAAAATCCTCCAGCGCTTTCTGTATGACCCTAGATATGGATTCTCCCGTCTCTCTCGAGAGTTCTTCCAGTCGCTTTCTCATCTCCTTCGGCAGGTAGATCGTCAACGGTCCTCCTCTCATATGACCCCT is from Thermosulfurimonas sp. F29 and encodes:
- a CDS encoding universal stress protein is translated as MAEIKNILFPVDFTEASERVASYARLFAEKFEARLYVVFIVEDIMRYAGFYVPHAALEKLEKELLEGAQKRMEDFVSEHLSGLEVEPLVLTGEVAAKICEVAREKGIDLIIMGTHGRKGLERALFGSVAEKVVKTAPCPVLTVNPFQKRG
- a CDS encoding PHP domain-containing protein; this translates as MIDLHTHSTASDGTYSPAELVRLARETGLFALALTDHDTVEGLPQALAAAEEHGIRFVPGVEISVRFEGPGHCHILGYFVDPHSSSLRETLGLLQKARRERNRLMVERLQALGVDLTLEEVAARAGEGEIGRPHFAALLVEKGVVRSVEEAFERYLRKGAPAYVPKARLAPEEAFSAIRAAGGLPVLAHPVHLKLSAEELTRYVAGLKEMGLEGLEAYYTDHSREFTTLCLDLARRYDLVPTGGSDFHGHNKPDIKLGRGFGNLTVPDECYRRLRERWEHQK
- a CDS encoding pseudouridine synthase; this encodes MMRLAKFMARAGVASRRKAEEMIRAGRVKVNGRVVTEVATRVDPERDRVEVDGRAVRLPEKVYYVFYKPRGYITALSDPHGRPTIAKFLRGLPSGVFPVGRLDRDSEGLLLLTNDGDLAQRLLHPRFEIPRVYRVWLVRPPREELLLRILREGLEIEGRRVFPDEIRPLRRNRRECVYEIRLHEGRKREVRRIFAAAGTLVKRLVRIRFGPLTLGNLRPGEIRPLRPDELSALRKIGSDPTFGAPTAHGDADNTRPEP
- a CDS encoding type II toxin-antitoxin system VapC family toxin, which gives rise to MRVGLDTGFLLKLYEGDERSRGYAEKLASGKWRGVVSTVSWYEFPKVLMRRGIGYEKAMRFLRDFCEGVTVVELKKETFARASKISMAFGLPALDALILTGFIEEGCKAVITTDSDFERVKGLDVIFV
- a CDS encoding ribbon-helix-helix domain-containing protein; this translates as MTIYLPKEMRKRLEELSRETGESISRVIQKALEDFFLYEERKNKMRKFLDRWTGEKDEGLIEVWNAYQEKERKKERLFDEGRA